The nucleotide sequence TCGCGCAGCGCACCTCGTAGACGGCGGACCACCAGGTGTGCTCCGGTGTCTCGTAGAGGAACCGGAACAGCGGCGTCGGCGCGGGCAGCCCGGAGACCCCCAACTCCTCCTCGGCCTCCCGCCGGGCCGCCTCGTCGTAGCTCTCGCCGGCGCCGACCACACCGCCGACGAACATGTCGTAGTGGGACGGGAAGACGAGCTTCTGCGCGGTGCGGCGGTGCACGAAGATCCGGCCCGCCGGGTCGCGGGCGAGCACGAAGACGGCCCGGTGCCGCAGCCGCCGGGCGTACGCCTCGCCGCGCGGGGCCTGGCCGACCACCCGGTCCCGCTCGTCGACGATGTCCAGGATCTCGTCCGCCGAACGTGTCACGGGAACCACTCCACCTCCACCGCCTCGCCCGTCAGCGCCAGCTTCTCGATGAGCAGACCGGTGCCGCCGCTGGCGATCGTACTGGTCGCGGGCTTCCGACGCGCCGACGCGACGGATGTCCTGGCCCGAACTGGTGCCGGCGGGCCACGCCGCCATGTCGGAGCTGGAGAAGTGCCGTGCCGGGCCACCTGCTCAGCCCGGCCACCGCCACTTCGCGACCATCGGATGGTCCTCGCCGCAACGGCGGGTGTGGTCGCGGCACGCCTGCCGGGCGTCGACCATCGCCTGCCGCAGGTGGGCGGCCCGGACGGCCAGCCCGGGAACCCGGTCGACGACGTCCATGACCAGGTGGAACCGGTCGAGGTCGTTCATCATCACCATGTCGAACGG is from Micromonospora sp. WMMD1102 and encodes:
- a CDS encoding NUDIX domain-containing protein, yielding MTRSADEILDIVDERDRVVGQAPRGEAYARRLRHRAVFVLARDPAGRIFVHRRTAQKLVFPSHYDMFVGGVVGAGESYDEAARREAEEELGVSGLPAPTPLFRFLYETPEHTWWSAVYEVRCAMPVAPQVEEVAWHAFLGEAELDRRLTEWEWVPDGLAAYQRLLERRRR